In Streptomyces violaceusniger Tu 4113, one DNA window encodes the following:
- the dapC gene encoding succinyldiaminopimelate transaminase translates to MPPVSARLPVFPWDRLEPYKAIAAAHRDGIVDLSVGTPVDPVPELIRAALADASDSPGYPTVWGTTALRDALTGWVERRLGAARVTHTQVLPVVGSKELVASLPAQLGLGPGDRVAFPRLAYPTYEVGARLAGAEPVPYDEPTDLDPAGLKLLWLNSPSNPTGRVLSKDELRAAVAWAREHGVLVVSDECYLELGWEADPVSVLHPDISGGSFEGLVAVHSLSKRSNLAGYRAAFLAGDEAVLGELLKIRKHGGMMVPAPVQAATVAALGDDKHVTEQRERYERRRAALRSALEGQGFRIEHSEASLYLWATRDEPCWDTVGALAELGILVAPGEFYGAAGERHVRVAFTATDERVAAAVRRLAG, encoded by the coding sequence GTGCCACCCGTATCCGCCCGCCTCCCGGTCTTCCCCTGGGACCGGCTCGAACCGTACAAGGCGATCGCCGCAGCCCACCGCGACGGCATCGTCGACCTCTCGGTGGGCACCCCCGTCGACCCGGTCCCCGAGCTGATCCGCGCGGCCCTCGCCGACGCCTCGGACAGCCCCGGCTATCCCACCGTCTGGGGCACGACCGCGCTGCGCGACGCCCTCACCGGCTGGGTGGAGCGGCGGCTGGGCGCGGCCCGGGTGACCCACACCCAGGTGCTGCCGGTGGTGGGCTCGAAGGAACTGGTGGCCTCGCTGCCCGCACAGCTCGGTCTCGGCCCCGGCGACCGGGTCGCCTTCCCGCGCCTCGCCTATCCGACGTACGAGGTGGGCGCGCGGCTGGCGGGCGCCGAGCCGGTGCCGTACGACGAGCCGACCGACCTCGACCCGGCCGGGCTGAAGCTCCTGTGGCTCAACTCCCCGTCCAACCCCACCGGCCGGGTGCTGTCCAAGGACGAGCTGCGCGCCGCGGTCGCCTGGGCCCGCGAGCACGGGGTGCTGGTGGTCAGCGACGAGTGCTATCTGGAGCTGGGCTGGGAGGCGGACCCGGTCTCCGTGCTCCACCCGGACATCTCCGGCGGGTCCTTCGAGGGGCTGGTGGCGGTCCACTCGCTGTCCAAGCGGTCCAACCTGGCGGGCTACCGGGCGGCCTTCCTCGCCGGTGACGAGGCGGTGCTGGGCGAGCTGCTGAAGATCCGCAAGCATGGCGGAATGATGGTGCCCGCACCGGTGCAGGCGGCCACGGTCGCGGCGCTCGGCGACGACAAGCACGTGACGGAGCAGCGCGAGCGCTATGAGCGGCGCCGGGCCGCGCTGCGGTCGGCGCTGGAGGGCCAGGGCTTCCGCATCGAGCACAGCGAGGCGTCGCTGTATCTGTGGGCGACGCGGGACGAGCCGTGCTGGGACACCGTGGGCGCCCTCGCCGAGCTGGGCATCCTGGTGGCCCCGGGCGAGTTCTACGGCGCGGCGGGGGAGCGGCACGTCCGGGTCGCGTTCACGGCGACCGACGAGCGCGTGGCGGCGGCGGTCCGGCGACTGGCGGGCTGA
- a CDS encoding GNAT family N-acetyltransferase, protein MDFTTGGRLEVRITPDDVGKRVSVRLITGEREPAPTFTDVVGVLTSWTEGSLAITRRTGEAVRIAESSLVAGKVVPAAPARRRGPAATAPELDRVAARAWPPMISEPLGEWTLRASGGFTRRANSVLPLGDPGTGLDEALRRVTDWYAARELPAYIQVSTGAEGTQELLAAELESRGWTREVSSRIRTAALAPIGDLDADASAVTLSRQLDDAWLARYQRSSGEPSPEARTVLSGGPSVWFATVAGREGDAPDAIGRCVVDGRWAGFTAVEVAPERRRKGLAKAVMTALARKALDEGASAAYLQVETDNDGAQALYEGMGFTVHHSYHHWRASGQDVR, encoded by the coding sequence GTGGATTTCACCACTGGCGGACGTCTTGAAGTCCGGATCACCCCGGATGACGTGGGAAAACGCGTCTCGGTCAGGTTGATCACCGGAGAGCGTGAGCCCGCCCCCACCTTCACCGACGTGGTCGGTGTTCTCACATCGTGGACCGAGGGCTCGCTCGCCATCACGCGGCGCACCGGTGAGGCGGTGCGGATCGCCGAGTCGTCCCTGGTGGCGGGCAAAGTGGTGCCCGCCGCTCCGGCCCGCCGCCGTGGCCCCGCCGCGACCGCGCCCGAGCTGGACCGGGTCGCCGCCAGGGCCTGGCCGCCCATGATCAGCGAGCCGCTGGGCGAGTGGACGCTGCGCGCCTCCGGCGGATTCACCCGGCGCGCCAATTCGGTACTGCCCCTCGGCGATCCCGGGACGGGGCTCGACGAGGCGCTGCGCCGGGTGACCGACTGGTACGCGGCGCGCGAGCTGCCCGCGTACATCCAGGTCAGCACGGGCGCCGAGGGCACCCAGGAGCTGCTCGCGGCGGAGCTGGAGAGCCGCGGCTGGACGCGTGAGGTCTCGTCGCGGATACGCACCGCCGCGCTCGCCCCCATCGGGGACCTGGACGCAGACGCCTCGGCGGTGACGCTCTCCCGCCAACTCGACGACGCCTGGCTGGCCCGCTATCAGCGGTCGTCCGGCGAGCCCTCCCCCGAGGCGCGGACGGTGCTGTCGGGCGGCCCGTCCGTGTGGTTCGCCACCGTGGCGGGACGGGAGGGAGACGCCCCGGACGCGATCGGGCGCTGTGTGGTGGACGGCCGCTGGGCCGGGTTCACCGCCGTGGAGGTCGCCCCGGAGCGGCGGCGCAAGGGCCTGGCCAAGGCCGTGATGACGGCGCTGGCCCGCAAGGCGCTCGACGAGGGCGCCTCGGCCGCGTACCTCCAGGTGGAGACGGACAATGACGGTGCGCAGGCCCTCTACGAGGGCATGGGCTTCACCGTCCACCACAGCTACCATCACTGGCGCGCATCTGGACAGGATGTGCGCTGA
- a CDS encoding transglutaminase-like domain-containing protein translates to MPRMNDTSRRRRFADAAREERPDLALLCLLVGMEADSGLDEAGLDEAQIELDRLAGQLPFSPGAPEDWAAALARLLGERHDFRGGPADYRRLGSSLLHTVLRRRRGLPILLSVVWMEVARRAGAPVYGVALPGHFVVGFGDPYGSHVLADPYDGGRPLSSEDAATLVSGATGAPLSASMLSPAGPLDIVLRILNNIRAWASARPERTDVRLWAVELSLLLPSHPAELRYERAQLLVQRGDFMTGAKELEDYAEVVEAVRPDAAETVRHEARAARAMLN, encoded by the coding sequence ATGCCACGGATGAACGACACGTCCCGCCGCCGGCGGTTCGCCGACGCGGCCCGCGAAGAGCGCCCTGATCTGGCGCTGCTGTGCCTGCTGGTCGGCATGGAGGCCGATTCCGGACTGGACGAGGCCGGACTCGACGAAGCGCAGATCGAGCTCGACCGGCTGGCCGGTCAGCTCCCCTTCTCCCCCGGCGCCCCCGAGGACTGGGCCGCCGCGCTGGCCCGCCTCCTCGGCGAGCGCCATGACTTCCGGGGCGGCCCGGCCGACTACCGGCGGCTGGGGTCCTCGCTCCTCCACACGGTGCTGCGGCGCCGCCGTGGACTGCCGATCCTGCTGTCCGTGGTGTGGATGGAGGTGGCGCGGCGGGCGGGCGCGCCGGTGTACGGGGTGGCGCTGCCGGGCCACTTCGTGGTCGGCTTCGGCGATCCTTACGGAAGCCATGTGCTGGCCGATCCGTACGACGGCGGGCGGCCGCTGTCCAGTGAGGACGCGGCGACGCTGGTGTCGGGGGCCACGGGCGCCCCACTCTCCGCGTCGATGCTGAGCCCGGCCGGGCCGCTGGACATCGTGCTGCGGATCCTCAACAACATCCGCGCCTGGGCGTCCGCCCGCCCCGAGCGCACCGATGTCCGGCTGTGGGCGGTCGAACTGTCCCTGCTGCTGCCCAGCCACCCGGCCGAGCTGCGCTACGAGCGGGCTCAACTCCTGGTGCAGCGGGGCGACTTCATGACCGGCGCCAAGGAGTTGGAGGACTACGCGGAGGTGGTGGAGGCGGTGCGGCCCGACGCCGCCGAGACCGTACGCCACGAGGCCCGCGCCGCCCGCGCGATGCTGAACTAG
- a CDS encoding response regulator transcription factor has translation MIRVLLAEDQSMVREALAALLGLEDEIEVIAQVARGDEVVDAARAHRPDVALLDIEMPGMSGIEAAAALHRAAPGIRIVILTTFGRPGYLRRAMESGADAFLVKDAPAAQLADAIRRVLRGERVIDPTLAAAALVDGASPLTAREREVLHASADGSTNAELARALHLSPGTVRNYLSTAIQKTAARNRAEAVRIAREKGWL, from the coding sequence GTGATCCGGGTACTGCTGGCCGAGGACCAGTCCATGGTGCGGGAGGCGCTGGCCGCGCTTCTCGGGCTCGAGGACGAGATCGAGGTCATCGCGCAGGTGGCCCGCGGCGACGAGGTCGTGGACGCCGCCCGGGCCCATCGCCCCGATGTGGCGCTGCTGGACATCGAGATGCCCGGGATGAGCGGGATCGAGGCCGCCGCCGCGCTGCACCGGGCCGCGCCCGGGATCCGGATCGTCATCCTGACCACCTTCGGCCGCCCCGGCTATCTGCGCCGCGCCATGGAGTCCGGCGCCGACGCCTTCCTGGTCAAGGACGCCCCGGCGGCCCAGCTCGCCGACGCCATACGGCGGGTGCTGCGCGGGGAGCGGGTCATCGACCCCACGCTGGCCGCCGCCGCGCTCGTGGACGGGGCCAGCCCGCTGACCGCGCGGGAGCGCGAGGTGCTGCACGCCTCGGCGGACGGCTCGACCAACGCCGAACTGGCCCGCGCCCTGCACTTGTCGCCGGGCACGGTCCGCAACTACCTCTCCACGGCAATCCAGAAGACCGCCGCCCGCAACCGGGCCGAGGCCGTCCGCATCGCCCGCGAAAAGGGCTGGCTGTAA
- the fdxA gene encoding ferredoxin: MTYVIAQPCVDLKDKACIEECPVDCIYEGQRSLYIHPDECVDCGACEPVCPVEAIFYEDDTPEEWKDYYKANVEFFDELGSPGGASKLGLIERDHPFIAALPPQEHDE, encoded by the coding sequence GTGACCTACGTCATCGCGCAGCCTTGTGTCGACCTGAAAGACAAGGCGTGCATCGAGGAGTGCCCCGTCGACTGTATCTACGAGGGCCAGCGGTCCTTGTACATCCACCCGGACGAATGCGTCGACTGCGGGGCCTGTGAGCCGGTCTGCCCGGTCGAGGCGATCTTCTACGAGGACGACACTCCCGAGGAGTGGAAGGACTACTACAAGGCGAACGTCGAGTTCTTCGACGAGCTCGGTTCGCCCGGCGGTGCGAGCAAGCTCGGCCTGATCGAGCGGGACCACCCCTTCATCGCCGCGCTTCCGCCGCAGGAGCACGACGAGTAA
- a CDS encoding sensor histidine kinase has translation MADRAEWTDGDPERCLGVRRRLTWWADAMAYDDEHDRPAAIGQSPENRRQVLIKLMWIGIWMAYMGAPVSDLADGHHTVPATVCGALGLLAFVAIYLVLVFRHTGRVLSRAAVFGALGTSCVLAAVLTLTMGDAWLVLCVYVSVAYGAVLPLRLSRWAIPLNTAFMVAVGVLVRGSHGLLSALVIPSLLGGFAMSGVRQMVRTTRALRAARATVAQLAANEERLRLARDLHDLLGHSLSLITLKSELAGRMLPDKPEQAARQVADIERVSRQALVDVREAVSGFRRPTLEAEVAGARTALAAAGIAADLSRAATQHSDLPPDQEGALAWALREAVTNAVRHSGARRCAVTLDETDDELCLTVTDDGRGATGPHGNGLTGLAERLQLADGRLETGPGERGGFTLRALVPLSRGAHMELPSQAAP, from the coding sequence ATGGCTGACCGGGCCGAGTGGACCGACGGCGATCCGGAGCGCTGCCTCGGCGTGCGCCGCCGGTTGACCTGGTGGGCCGACGCGATGGCGTACGACGACGAGCACGACCGGCCGGCCGCCATCGGCCAGAGCCCCGAGAACCGTCGGCAGGTCCTGATCAAGCTGATGTGGATCGGGATCTGGATGGCCTATATGGGCGCGCCGGTGAGCGATCTCGCCGATGGGCACCACACGGTCCCCGCCACCGTGTGCGGCGCGCTCGGTCTGCTGGCCTTCGTCGCCATCTATCTGGTGCTGGTCTTCCGGCACACCGGGCGGGTGCTGAGCCGGGCCGCGGTCTTCGGGGCGCTGGGCACGTCCTGCGTGCTCGCCGCGGTTCTCACGCTCACCATGGGCGACGCCTGGCTGGTGCTGTGCGTCTATGTGTCCGTCGCCTACGGGGCGGTGCTGCCGCTGCGGCTCTCGCGGTGGGCGATTCCGCTGAACACCGCGTTCATGGTGGCCGTCGGGGTGCTGGTGCGCGGTTCGCACGGGCTGCTGTCCGCCCTGGTCATCCCCTCGCTGCTCGGCGGGTTCGCGATGAGCGGGGTGCGGCAGATGGTCCGCACCACCCGGGCGCTGCGCGCCGCCCGCGCCACCGTGGCCCAGCTCGCCGCCAACGAGGAGCGGCTGCGGCTCGCCCGCGATCTGCACGATCTGCTGGGCCACTCGCTCTCCCTGATCACGCTCAAGAGCGAGCTGGCGGGCCGGATGCTGCCCGACAAGCCCGAGCAGGCGGCGCGGCAGGTCGCCGATATCGAACGGGTCAGCAGGCAGGCGCTGGTGGACGTCCGGGAGGCGGTCAGCGGCTTCCGCCGCCCCACCCTGGAGGCCGAGGTCGCCGGGGCCCGTACCGCCCTCGCCGCCGCGGGCATCGCCGCCGACCTGAGCCGGGCCGCCACCCAGCACTCGGACCTGCCGCCCGACCAGGAGGGGGCGCTGGCCTGGGCGCTGCGCGAGGCGGTCACCAACGCGGTGCGGCACAGCGGGGCGCGCCGCTGCGCGGTCACGCTCGACGAGACGGACGACGAGCTGTGCCTGACCGTCACCGACGACGGCCGCGGCGCGACCGGCCCGCACGGCAACGGGCTCACCGGGCTGGCCGAGCGGCTCCAGTTGGCCGACGGCCGCCTGGAGACCGGCCCCGGCGAGCGCGGCGGCTTCACCCTCCGCGCCTTGGTCCCGCTCTCCCGCGGCGCCCACATGGAGCTGCCCTCACAGGCCGCGCCGTAG